In the Terriglobia bacterium genome, one interval contains:
- a CDS encoding heparan-alpha-glucosaminide N-acetyltransferase domain-containing protein, whose protein sequence is MHSSLDSLATPATSAKRAQPGTRLLSIDALRGLVMIIMALDHVRDFFHASAAVFSPTDLSRTTPILFFTRWTTHYCLPVFMFLAGTGIYLYGRNRTKGQLSRFLWTRGLWFIALELTVMQFAYNFNFSLRFLILLLILWIFGICLLAMAALVYVPVRWLAALSIVIIVLHNCLDGIRAAQFGSGAWAWNLLHQPGVIPVAGKMVLVTYTFLPWIAVMAAGFCFGRIFQMEPEARRRIMIRLGLAMTTAFIALRAWNHYGDPAPWAHQKSALFTALSFLNCTKYPGSLDFLLMTLGPALLVLAWFDRLAFKPTNPLVVFGRVPMFYFILHFYLIHILAVLGAWLRYGSSAARFVFNPLPSMGGPAKLFPANFGYSLWTVYGVWLLVVLLLYPVCRWFANVKATRRNWWLSYL, encoded by the coding sequence ATGCACTCATCTTTAGATTCGTTGGCGACGCCCGCCACCTCAGCGAAACGGGCGCAACCCGGCACTCGCCTGCTGTCCATTGATGCCCTGCGCGGGCTGGTAATGATTATCATGGCGCTGGACCACGTGCGCGATTTCTTTCATGCCAGCGCAGCGGTCTTTTCTCCAACCGATCTCAGTCGAACCACACCGATCTTATTCTTTACGCGCTGGACCACCCATTATTGCCTGCCGGTGTTCATGTTCCTTGCGGGCACAGGAATTTATCTCTACGGACGCAACCGTACGAAAGGCCAGCTCTCGCGCTTTTTGTGGACGCGCGGACTCTGGTTCATTGCGCTGGAACTCACGGTGATGCAGTTTGCTTACAACTTTAATTTTTCGCTGCGCTTCCTGATTCTGCTTTTGATTCTCTGGATCTTTGGCATTTGCCTGCTCGCCATGGCGGCACTGGTGTATGTGCCCGTGCGCTGGCTGGCCGCGCTGAGTATCGTCATTATTGTCTTGCACAATTGCCTGGATGGAATCCGCGCGGCGCAGTTCGGCTCCGGCGCGTGGGCCTGGAACCTGCTGCATCAGCCCGGCGTTATTCCCGTGGCGGGCAAGATGGTGCTGGTGACTTATACGTTCCTGCCGTGGATTGCGGTGATGGCCGCGGGATTCTGCTTTGGCCGCATTTTCCAGATGGAGCCCGAAGCGCGCCGCCGAATCATGATCAGGCTTGGACTGGCGATGACGACCGCCTTTATCGCGCTACGGGCGTGGAACCACTATGGCGATCCGGCCCCGTGGGCGCACCAGAAGTCAGCGTTGTTTACCGCGCTCTCATTTCTCAATTGCACCAAATATCCGGGATCGCTCGATTTTCTGCTGATGACGCTGGGGCCCGCATTGCTGGTGCTGGCCTGGTTTGACCGGCTCGCATTCAAGCCCACAAATCCGCTGGTGGTCTTTGGGCGGGTGCCGATGTTTTATTTCATCCTGCATTTTTATTTAATTCATATTTTGGCAGTGCTTGGGGCGTGGCTGCGCTATGGAAGTTCGGCGGCCAGGTTCGTGTTCAATCCGCTGCCCTCCATGGGCGGACCGGCCAAGTTGTTTCCGGCGAACTTTGGTTATAGTTTGTGGACGGTGTATGGCGTGTGGTTGCTGGTGGTGCTGTTGCTTTATCCGGTCTGCCGATGGTTTGCCAACGTGAAAGCCACAAGGCGAAATTGGTGGTTGAGTTATTTGTAA
- a CDS encoding phosphatase PAP2 family protein, whose protein sequence is MSRKIKQSFLAIAFSIGMAFAPVFGASSQAFAQTTGGGLPDNQQSSRPPRDDNKSPAAREVTWKSLPKDFLRDQKNIWTFPVQLGKGHHWLPTLTISGVTAGLIVADPHVMPYFQEHAVNLDRLNDPFDSTITTAEVIAIPTTLMMSGYIRHDSYQVSTALLAGEAYADSAVVDLAVKAITRRKRPSDVPPGGDFHNTFFAGGKSPFKGSSFPSGHAAGAFSVATVIASRYHNHRWVPWVMYGMATAISFSRVTTSSHFPSDVFLGAALGYTVTRYAVLTPR, encoded by the coding sequence ATGAGCCGCAAAATCAAGCAATCGTTTCTTGCTATCGCTTTCTCTATCGGCATGGCTTTTGCGCCGGTCTTTGGTGCGTCGAGCCAGGCCTTTGCGCAGACAACCGGCGGCGGGCTGCCGGACAATCAGCAATCGTCGCGGCCGCCACGAGATGACAACAAGTCACCGGCGGCGCGCGAAGTTACATGGAAGAGCCTGCCCAAGGACTTTCTTCGCGATCAAAAGAACATCTGGACATTTCCTGTGCAACTGGGCAAGGGGCATCACTGGCTGCCAACGCTGACGATCAGCGGCGTAACGGCGGGGTTGATCGTCGCCGATCCACATGTGATGCCGTATTTCCAGGAGCATGCGGTGAACCTGGACCGTCTGAACGATCCCTTCGATAGCACGATCACGACGGCGGAGGTAATCGCCATCCCGACGACTCTCATGATGTCAGGGTACATCCGGCATGATTCATATCAGGTGAGTACGGCGCTGCTGGCGGGTGAAGCTTATGCAGACTCCGCCGTGGTTGACCTGGCGGTGAAGGCAATCACGCGCAGGAAGCGGCCCAGCGACGTGCCTCCGGGAGGCGATTTTCACAACACGTTTTTTGCCGGCGGCAAGTCGCCGTTTAAAGGCAGCAGTTTCCCTTCCGGTCACGCGGCCGGAGCTTTTTCCGTGGCCACGGTGATTGCCAGCCGCTACCACAACCATCGCTGGGTGCCATGGGTGATGTACGGTATGGCCACGGCCATCAGCTTTTCCCGCGTGACCACAAGCTCGCATTTCCCGTCCGACGTATTTCTGGGAGCGGCACTGGGCTATACGGTTACGCGCTACGCCGTGCTGACACCGCGCTGA
- a CDS encoding acyl-CoA dehydrogenase family protein gives MDFQLTDEQLQLKKSLRDFAEREILPNVMKWDEANHFPLETIKELGRMGVLGTIFPVEYGGAGLGYVEYVIAIEELSRVDGSVGITVAAHNSLCSNHIFLAGDEEQRKKYIPKLATGEWLGAWGLTEPGSGSDAGGARMSAVRKGKNGGWVLNGTKTFITNGHHADVAVVVAVTDKTAHTRGLSAFIVEKGTKGFRPGKKENKLGLRASDTSELIFEDCHIPEDALVGAEGQGFVDAMRVLDGGRISIAALGLGMAQGAYEAALRYSKQRRQFGKAISEFQAIQWKLADMATEIDAGRLLTMRAAAMKDAGMKTTQESSMAKLYTGEVAVRCANECVQIHGGYGFIKDYPAEKFYRDVKLCTIGEGTSEIQRLVIARQLLKD, from the coding sequence ATGGACTTTCAACTTACCGACGAACAATTACAGCTTAAGAAATCCCTGCGCGACTTCGCCGAACGCGAAATCCTGCCTAACGTGATGAAGTGGGATGAAGCCAACCACTTCCCCCTTGAGACCATCAAGGAACTCGGTCGCATGGGCGTGCTGGGCACCATCTTTCCCGTCGAATATGGCGGCGCCGGCCTGGGTTACGTGGAATATGTGATCGCCATTGAAGAGCTTTCACGGGTGGACGGCTCAGTCGGCATTACTGTGGCCGCGCACAACTCGCTCTGCTCCAACCATATCTTCCTGGCGGGCGATGAAGAGCAGCGCAAGAAATATATTCCCAAGCTTGCCACCGGAGAGTGGCTGGGCGCGTGGGGACTCACCGAGCCAGGCTCCGGCTCTGACGCGGGCGGCGCGCGCATGAGCGCCGTACGCAAAGGCAAAAATGGCGGCTGGGTGCTCAACGGCACCAAAACTTTTATCACCAACGGCCACCATGCCGATGTCGCCGTGGTTGTTGCCGTGACTGACAAGACCGCGCACACGCGCGGACTTTCGGCGTTCATCGTGGAAAAAGGGACCAAGGGTTTTCGTCCCGGCAAAAAAGAAAACAAACTTGGCTTGCGCGCCAGTGATACCTCTGAGCTGATCTTTGAAGACTGCCATATCCCAGAAGATGCGCTGGTAGGCGCTGAAGGCCAGGGCTTTGTAGACGCCATGCGCGTGCTCGATGGCGGCCGCATTTCCATCGCCGCGCTCGGCTTGGGCATGGCGCAGGGCGCGTATGAAGCGGCGCTCAGGTATTCCAAGCAGCGGCGCCAGTTCGGCAAAGCCATCAGTGAATTCCAGGCCATACAATGGAAGCTGGCGGACATGGCCACGGAGATTGACGCCGGACGCCTGCTCACCATGCGCGCCGCCGCCATGAAAGATGCAGGCATGAAGACAACGCAGGAATCGTCCATGGCCAAGCTTTATACCGGCGAAGTGGCGGTCAGGTGCGCCAATGAATGCGTGCAGATCCACGGCGGCTACGGCTTTATCAAGGACTATCCGGCAGAAAAGTTTTATCGCGACGTGAAGCTCTGCACCATCGGCGAAGGCACCAGCGAGATCCAGCGACTGGTGATCGCGCGTCAGTTGTTGAAGGATTAA
- a CDS encoding GxxExxY protein has protein sequence MNFTATAAKSAKDENELSRGILDAAFRVHSALGPGLLESAYEACLAYELRAEGLSVLTQVPLPLVYREVTLDVGYRLDLLVEDLVIVEVKSIDALLAIHQAQLISYLKLSEKRLGLLINFNVVRLKDGIKRLVNGL, from the coding sequence ATGAATTTCACCGCAACGGCCGCAAAGAGCGCCAAGGATGAAAACGAGCTGAGCAGAGGTATTCTGGATGCCGCCTTCAGAGTACATTCGGCGTTAGGGCCGGGGCTGTTGGAGAGCGCATACGAAGCGTGCCTTGCTTACGAACTGCGCGCCGAAGGACTCAGCGTTTTGACGCAGGTCCCTTTGCCACTCGTTTATCGCGAGGTGACGCTTGATGTTGGCTATCGTCTTGACCTGCTTGTAGAGGACTTGGTTATTGTCGAAGTCAAATCTATTGACGCCCTGTTAGCGATTCATCAAGCGCAATTGATTTCGTACCTCAAGCTCAGTGAAAAACGTTTGGGCCTCCTCATTAATTTCAATGTTGTAAGGTTGAAAGATGGCATTAAGCGATTGGTGAATGGCTTGTAA
- the meaB gene encoding methylmalonyl Co-A mutase-associated GTPase MeaB: MQRWVDRVRSGDVRALARAISTIEDNRPESRALLKALFNFTGRARVIGLTGAPGAGKSTLVDQLAREYRKQEHTVGILAVDPTSPYTGGAILGDRIRMQSHHADPGIYIRSMATRGNLGGLARATTDAATVLDAAGKDIVLIETVGVGQDEIDIVRLADVTVVILVPGMGDDVQTIKAGIMEIADIFVINKSDREGADRVEREIRSMQSLAIRSDKWTPPIVKTVAMDGKGVPELAAAIVNYEQFLEQKALLLKKKISSWRERLIEMLRDGLLERLLSERLPEEEIARLAAEIAEHKRDPYSLVEEIVSSFTAERNEVRGN; this comes from the coding sequence ATCCAACGTTGGGTCGATCGCGTACGCTCCGGCGACGTGCGCGCGCTGGCACGCGCCATCAGCACCATTGAAGACAACCGCCCTGAATCGCGCGCGCTGCTGAAAGCTCTCTTCAACTTTACGGGGCGCGCCCGCGTGATCGGCCTTACCGGCGCTCCCGGCGCGGGCAAGAGCACACTGGTCGATCAACTCGCCCGCGAATATCGCAAGCAGGAGCACACGGTCGGTATTCTCGCCGTCGATCCCACAAGCCCATACACGGGCGGCGCCATTCTGGGCGACCGCATCCGCATGCAGTCTCACCATGCTGATCCGGGCATCTACATCCGCAGCATGGCCACGCGCGGCAACCTGGGCGGGCTCGCCCGCGCCACCACTGACGCCGCAACGGTGCTAGACGCCGCGGGCAAAGACATTGTCCTGATTGAGACCGTGGGTGTGGGACAGGATGAAATCGATATCGTCCGCCTTGCCGACGTGACCGTCGTGATCCTCGTCCCCGGCATGGGCGACGACGTGCAGACCATCAAGGCCGGCATCATGGAAATTGCCGACATTTTTGTCATCAACAAAAGCGACCGCGAAGGCGCAGACCGCGTGGAGCGCGAGATACGCTCTATGCAGTCGCTGGCCATCCGCTCGGACAAGTGGACTCCGCCGATCGTCAAGACCGTGGCCATGGATGGCAAAGGAGTTCCTGAACTCGCGGCGGCAATCGTGAACTATGAGCAATTCCTTGAGCAAAAAGCTTTGCTGTTGAAGAAGAAGATATCAAGCTGGCGCGAGCGCCTGATTGAAATGCTGCGCGACGGCCTTCTGGAACGGCTGCTCAGCGAGCGCCTTCCGGAAGAAGAGATCGCTCGTCTCGCCGCCGAAATCGCTGAACACAAGCGCGATCCTTATTCGCTGGTGGAGGAGATTGTCAGCAGCTTTACTGCGGAGAGAAACGAAGTCCGCGGCAACTAA
- the mce gene encoding methylmalonyl-CoA epimerase: MSHTIDHLGIAVKSLAQARKFYEQLGLEVLSEETVPYEKVKVAMIPLGESRIELLEATSADSVIAKFLEKRGEGLHHVAIHVPDLTQAVENLKKTGTRFVSEEIKIGAGGHLYVFVHPSSTGGVLLELVQDVPEGV; encoded by the coding sequence ATGTCCCACACCATTGACCATCTAGGAATCGCCGTTAAGTCGCTGGCGCAGGCGCGCAAATTTTATGAACAGCTGGGGCTGGAAGTCCTGAGTGAAGAGACCGTGCCATATGAGAAGGTCAAGGTAGCGATGATTCCTCTGGGAGAAAGCCGCATCGAGCTACTGGAAGCCACGAGCGCTGATTCAGTGATTGCCAAATTCCTTGAGAAGCGGGGCGAAGGGCTGCACCACGTCGCCATCCATGTCCCTGATCTCACGCAGGCGGTTGAGAACCTCAAGAAGACCGGAACGCGCTTTGTGTCGGAGGAAATCAAGATCGGCGCCGGTGGACATCTTTATGTCTTTGTTCATCCCTCCAGCACCGGCGGCGTGCTGCTGGAACTGGTGCAGGATGTGCCAGAAGGGGTCTGA
- a CDS encoding biopolymer transporter ExbD yields the protein MAIVLRNDGAKINSNINVTPMVDVMLVLLIIFMVITPMLHPGVPVDLVKTLNPATMSDADRADALILSIMRDGQMFLGSEKVTCEILTQELRDRLSNRANKIVYVRADARARYGSLVEAVNDLRSSGVDQLGLLTEQRLK from the coding sequence ATGGCAATTGTCTTACGCAATGACGGCGCAAAAATCAATTCCAACATCAACGTAACGCCCATGGTGGACGTGATGCTGGTTCTGCTGATTATTTTTATGGTGATTACGCCGATGCTGCATCCGGGTGTTCCTGTGGATTTGGTCAAGACCTTGAACCCCGCTACTATGTCCGATGCCGACAGAGCGGATGCTCTTATTCTCTCGATTATGCGCGATGGGCAAATGTTCCTGGGAAGCGAGAAGGTCACCTGCGAAATCCTGACGCAAGAACTCAGAGACCGGCTGAGTAATCGCGCCAACAAGATTGTTTATGTACGCGCGGACGCGCGCGCCAGGTATGGTTCTTTAGTTGAGGCAGTGAATGATCTGCGCTCGTCGGGAGTGGACCAGTTGGGGCTGCTGACGGAGCAGCGGCTGAAATGA
- a CDS encoding MotA/TolQ/ExbB proton channel family protein codes for MLVVHLASSIFVKVPMAALILFQSTSGGAQRFSLWEMWLHMQWPARSIAIILLGMSAWSMGVMMDRWLAFQAARKQSRQFAPIVAGALREGKLDEAIRVAERNKKSHLAKVVNAGLLEFRMHEQSEEIPGEKIEASRRALERAAAIVHAELERGLSGLATIGSTAPFVGLLGTVIGIIDAFREIQGENATGISAVAGGISEALVTTALGLTVAIPAVMMFNYFTTKIKAFDVEMDNSSSELVDYFLKRAVVVKR; via the coding sequence ATACTGTTTCAATCCACCAGCGGCGGCGCACAGCGCTTTAGCTTGTGGGAAATGTGGCTGCACATGCAATGGCCGGCGCGCTCCATCGCAATTATCCTGCTTGGCATGTCAGCGTGGTCCATGGGCGTGATGATGGACCGCTGGCTCGCGTTTCAGGCGGCGCGGAAGCAGTCGCGGCAGTTTGCCCCGATTGTCGCCGGTGCGTTGCGTGAAGGCAAACTCGATGAAGCTATCCGCGTGGCGGAGCGCAACAAGAAAAGTCATCTGGCCAAGGTGGTGAACGCGGGGCTGTTGGAGTTTCGCATGCATGAGCAATCTGAAGAAATTCCGGGCGAAAAGATTGAAGCCAGCCGGCGGGCGCTGGAGCGGGCTGCAGCCATCGTCCACGCTGAACTAGAGCGCGGCCTGAGCGGACTCGCCACTATCGGATCAACCGCGCCGTTCGTAGGGCTGCTGGGCACGGTGATCGGCATTATCGATGCCTTCCGCGAAATCCAGGGCGAGAACGCCACAGGCATCAGCGCCGTGGCAGGCGGAATTTCTGAAGCGCTGGTGACGACCGCGCTCGGACTGACCGTCGCCATTCCCGCGGTGATGATGTTCAATTACTTCACCACCAAGATCAAAGCGTTTGACGTGGAGATGGACAACTCGTCGAGCGAGCTGGTGGATTATTTTCTGAAACGCGCGGTTGTGGTGAAGCGTTAA